TTTACAGACTATGAAAGTAGCCAAACCCTTCTGGGAAATAGTGAAGCTCAAGTCAGTGCAGCGCGCTTCTATGTAGAAAATCCTAAGGAAATGGACGGACTCATGAAGCAGGTGGAAAGCTTGGCTTTGGAAAGTCAAGGTTACCAAGTTGAGAAGGAAAACAAGGCCTTTGAACAAATCAAAGACTCAGTTGCAACCTTCCAAACCTTCCTGACCATCTTCCTTTATGGGATGTTGATAGCTGGAGCTGGAGCCTTAATTTTGGTCTTGTCCCTCTGGTTGAGAGAAAGGGTCTACGAAGTGGGGATTCTACTCGCACTTGGAAAAAGCAAGATCTCAATCTTCCTCCAGTTCTGTTTAGAGGTAGTTTTGGTATCTCTTGGAGCTTTGCTTCCAGCATTTGTTGCAGGAAATGCCATCACATCCTATCTACTCCAAACTGTACTAGCCAGTGGAGATCAGGCAACCTTACAGGACACGCTGGCCAAAGCAAGTGGTCTATCAACCAGTCTCCTATCCTTTGCAGAATCCTATGTCTTTCTGCTCCTGATTGGTTGCTTATCAGTAGCCCTTTGTTTCCTATTCTTATTTAGAAAATCGCCGAAAGAAATTTTATCATCTATTAGTTAAGAAGGAGAAATCATGACTTTATTACAATTGCAAGATGTTACCTACCGTTATAAGAACACTGCTGAAGCAGTTTTATATCAGATCAAGTATAATTTTGAACCCGGAAAATTTTATAGTATCATTGGTGAGTCAGGAGCAGGAAAATCCACTCTCTTGTCCCTACTGGCTGGTCTAGATAGTCCTGTTGAAGGTTCTATCCTTTTCCAAGGAGAGGACATTCGGAACAAGGGGTATTCATACCATCGCATGCACCATATTTCCTTGGTCTTTCAAAATTATAACTTGATAGATTATCTTTCTCCGCTGGAAAATATCCGCTTGGTCAACAAAAAAGCCAGCAAGGATACTCTTCTTGAACTTGGTTTGGATGAAAGTCAGATCAAGCGGAACGTTCTCCAGTTATCAGGTGGTCAACAGCAACGTGTTGCTATTGCTCGCAGTTTGGTATCAGAAGCTCCAGTTATTCTAGCTGATGAGCCAACAGGAAATCTGGACCCTAAAACTGCTGGAGATATTATCGAACTGCTCAAATCACTTGCCGAGAAAACAGGTAAATGTGTCATCGTCGTTACGCACAGTAAAGAAGTGGCGCAAGCGTCAGATATTACACTTGAGTTGAAGGACAAGAAACTGACTGAAACTCGCAATACTACTAAATAATATGAGCTTGTTTTGATAGAATTATGAAATCAAATCTAGAAAGGGAACCTATGTTACACAACGCATTTGCCTATGTTACAAGGAAGTTTTTCAAATCGATTGTTATCTTCCTGATTATTCTCCTCATGGCGAGCTTGAGTTTGGTCGGTTTGTCGATCAAGGGAGCTACAGCCAAGGCTTCTCAGGAGACCTTTAAAAATATCACCAATAGCTTCTCCATGCAAATCAATCGACGCGTCAATCAAGGAACGCCTCGAGGTTCTGGGAATATCAAGGGTGAGGACATCAAAAAAATCACCGAAAACAAGGCCATCGAGTCTTATGTTAAACGTATCAATGCTATCGGAGATTTGACTGGATATGACCTTATCGAAACGCCAGAAACCAAGAAAAATCTCACCGCAGACCGTGCCAAACGGTTTGGAAGTAGTTTGATGATTACAGGTGTCAATGACTCCTCAAAAGAAGATAAGTTTGTCTCTGGCTCATATAAGCTGGTTGAAGGTGAGCACCTAACCAACGACGACAAGGACAAAATCCTCTTGCACAAGGACTTGGCAGCCAAACACGGCTGGAAAGTAGGGGACAAGGTTAAACTGGATTCCAATGTCTACGATGCAGACAATGAAAAAGGTGCCAAGGAAACAGTCGAAGTGACAATTAAGGGACTCTTTGATGGTCACAATAAGTCAGCAGTAACCTACTCACAAGAACTCTACGAAAACACAGCTATCACAGACATTCACACTGCTGCAAAACTTTATGGATACACAGAAGACACAGCTATTTATGGGGACGCAACCTTCTTTGTAACAGCAGACAAGAACTTGGATGACGTCATGAAAGAGTTGAATGGTATCAGTGGTATTAACTGGAAGAGCTACACACTTGTGAAGAGCTCCTCTAACTACCCAGCTCTAGAGCAATCCATCTCTGGTATGTACAAGATGGCCAACCTCCTCTTCTGGGGTAGCTTGAGCTTCTCAGTTCTTCTCCTTGCACTCTTGCTCAGTCTTTGGATCAATGCTCGTCGCAAGGAAGTGGGAATTCTCCTCTCTATCGGTCTCAAGCAGGCAAGTATCTTGGGGCAATTCATCACCGAATCGATTTTGATTGCCATTCCTGCTCTTGTTTCGGCTTACTTCCTAGCCAACTACACAGCCCGTGCCATCGGAAATACTGTTCTTGCCAATGTCACTTCAGGTGTTGCCAAGCAAGCCAGCAAGGCTGCTCAAGCCTCTAATCTTGGTGGTGGTGCAGAAGTAGATGGCTTTAGCAAGACCTTGTCGAGCCTAGACATTTCCATTCAGACATCAGACTTCATCATCGTCTTTGTCCTTGCTCTGGTTCTAGTGGTTCTCGTTATGGCGCTTGCCTCAAGCAATCTCCTTAGAAAACAACCAAAAGAGCTCTTGCTCGATAGTGAATAAAAAACTTGCTACCTATTCTCCCCTAAATGGGGTATAATATAGGTAGCATTTTTATCTATTTCATCTTGATAAGGACTCTACCTATCAGGATGAAACAGAGAAGATTTACAAGAAATTTAAAGGAATGTGAAACGTTTTTTCTATGAAAATTTTAATTGTAGAAGATGAAGAGATGATCCGTGAGGGGATCAGTGACTATTTGACGGATTGTGGTTATGAGACCATTCAGGCTGCGGACGGTGAGGAAGCTCTAGAACAATTTTCCAGCTATGAAGTAGCACTAGTTTTACTGGATATCCAGATGCCCAAGCTCAATGGTTTAGAAGTCCTAGCTGAGATTCGTAAAACCAGTCAGGTTCCTGTCTTGATGTTGACTGCCTTTCAGGATGAAGAATACAAGATGAGTGCCTTTGCTTCTCTGGCAGATGGCTATCTGGAAAAGCCCTTCTCACTCTCCCTTTTAAAAGTGAGAGTAGATGCGATTTTCAAGCGCTACTACGATACGGGACGAATCTTCTCCTATAAGAATACCAAGGTGGACTTTGAGAGCTACAGTGCAAGCCTAGCAGGCGAGGAAGTGGCTATCAATGCTAAAGAGTTAGAAATTTTGGACTATCTGGTGAAAAATGAAGGACGGGCCTTGACTCGATCTCAGATAATCGATGCTGTCTGGAAGGTGACAGATGAGGTGCCTTTTGACCGTGTTATTGATGTTTACATCAAGGAACTGCGGAAAAAGCTAGACTTGGATTGTATCCTCACTGTGCGTAATGTTGGTTATAAATTGGAGCGAAAATGAAACGAACAGGTCTATTTACTAAAATATTTATCTATACCTTCTCGATTTTTAGTGTTCTGGTTATTTGTCTTCATTTAGCCATTTATTTTCTCTTTCCATCAACTTATCTAAGTCATCGTCAGGAAACCATTGGCCAGAAAGCGACAGCCATTGCCCAGTCCCTAGAAGGGAAAGATAGGCAGAGTATCGAGCAAGTGTTGGACTTGTATTCCCAGACTAGTGATATCAAGGGGGCTGTTAAGGGAGAGATGACCGAGGACAAGTTGGAGGTCAAGGACAATCTTCCTCTGGACACGAATCGCCAGACCACCTCTCTCTTTATCGAGGAGCGTGAGGTGACAACCCAAGATGGTAGCACTATGACACTTCAATTTCTAGCTTCGATGGACCTGCAAAAGGAAGCGGAGCAGATTAGTCTCCAGTTTCTCCCCTATACCTTACTGGCATCCTTTCTGATTTCCCTCTTGGTGGCCTACATCTATGCTCGGACCATTGTTGCGCCGATCTTGGAAATCAAGCGGGTGACCCGTCGGATGATGGACCTGGATGCTCAAGTGCGGTTGCGCGTGGACTCTAAGGATGAGATCGGTGATCTTAAGGAACAAATCAATAGCCTTTACCAGCATCTTTTGACTGTCATTGCGGACTTGCATGACAAGAATGAAGCCATTCTCCAGTTAGAAAAAATGAAGGTTGAATTCCTACGAGGGGCCTCTCATGAATTGAAAACACCTCTGGCTAGTCTCAAAATCCTAATCGAAAATATGAAAGAAAATATCGGTCGTTATAAAGATAGAGACCACTATCTGGGAGTTGCCTTGGGGATTGTGGATGACCTCAGTCACCACGTTCTTCAGATACTTTCTCTTTCTTCGGTCCAGGAATTGCGAGAGGAGAAGGAAAACATCGACCTACTCCAAATGACGCAAACTCTGGTTAAGGATTATACTTTACTAGCCAAGGAAAGAAAAGTTCAGATAGACATTAGCTTGTCCCATCAGCAGGCTTACATAAACCCATCTGTCATGAAGTTGATTCTATCGAATCTCATCAGCAATGCTATCAAGCACTCCACTTCAGGTGGCCTGGTCCGCATTGGCGATAGAGAAGGAGAACTCTTTATCGAGAATAGCTGTAGTCCTGAAGAACAAGAAAAATTGGCTCAGTCTTTTTCTGGCAATGCTAGTCGCAAGGCCAAGGGTTCAGGAATGGGGCTCTTTGTGGTCAAAAGTTTATTAGAACACGAGAAATTACCTTATCATTTTGAGATGCAAGATGATCGTTTGACCTTCTTCATGTCTTATCCTAAAGTCGATCAAGACTAAGGGAAAGAAAGGGTTTACATTGATTGAGTTGGAAGAAATTCAATCTAAAGTATGGGAAAAACTAGCTTTTTTTGTCAAAAAGTGATAAAATGAACAATGTAAATGGGATGTCCCAAAAAATATATAGGAGGCCTGACAAATGGCAATCGTTTCAGCAGAAAAATTTGTCCAAGCAGCTCGTGACAACGGTTATGCAGTTGGTGGATTTAACACAAACAACCTTGAGTGGACTCAAGCTATCTTGCGTGCAGCAGAAGCTAAAAAAGCTCCAGTTTTGATCCAAACTTCAATGGGTGCTGCTAAATACATGGGTGGTTACAAAGTTGCTCGCAACTTGATCGCTAACCTTGTTGAGTCAATGGGTATTACTGTACCAGTAGCTATCCACCTTGACCACGGTCACTACGAAGATGCACTTGAGTGTATCGAAGTTGGTTACACTTCAATCATGTTTGACGGTTCACACCTTCCAGTTGAAGAAAACCTTAAATTGGCTAAAGACGTTGTTGAAAAAGCACACGCTAAAGGTATCTCAGTAGAAGCTGAAGTTGGTACTATTGGTGGTGAAGAAGACGGTATCATCGGTAAAGGTGAATTGGCTCCAATCGAAGACGCTAAAGCAATGGTTGCAACTGGTATTGACTTCTTGGCAGCTGGTATCGGTAACATCCACGGTCCATACCCAGCAAACTGGGAAGGTCTTGACCTTGACCACTTGAAGAAATTGACTGAAGCTCTTCCAGGCTTCCCAATCGTATTGCACGGTGGATCAGGTATTCCTGATGAGCAAATCCAAGCAGCTATCAAACTTGGTGTTGCGAAGGTTAACGTTAACACTGAATGCCAAATCGCATTCGCTAACGCAACTCGTAAATTTGCTCGTGACTACGAAGCAAACGAAGCTGAATACGACAAGAAGAAACTCTTCGACCCACGTAAATTCTTGGCTGACGGTGTAAAAGCTATCCAAGCATCAGTTGAAGAACGTATCGACGTATTCGGTTCAGAAGGTAAAGCATAATCTAGCTGAACAATACAGATGAAACCTGCCCATTGGGTGGGTTTTTTGGTTTGTGAATATATAGCCAATATACTGTAGAAGAACCAATCTTAAGTTGCTAAAAGGTTCTATTTTTTGTACAATAATGCTATGAAAATACTGAAAAAATGGTGTTTTGGCTTCATTAGTTTGCTTCTTTTGTTTTTACTCGCTACATTCATCTTTCACCGTATCTGTTTGGAAAAGGAAGAAGCCTCACTGACACCTATTGGGCAACAAGTTCTCGTCAATGGACATCAAATAAATGTTTATGTTGAGGGGGATGGTCCTGAGACTATAGTAGTTCTCTCAGGTGCTGGTATTGCTTCTCCTATATTGGATTTTAAAGAAGTATCGGAATCCTTATCGAAACGGTATAAGGTAGTTATCGTGGAGCGGGTGGGATATGGTTATAGTGATGATAGCAATCATTCAAGAGATGTGATGGAGGTTTTGTCTGAGACTCGCCAAGCACTTTCGCAAGCAAATATCACAGGGCCGTTTATCATTCTATCTCATTCCATGGCTAGTCTAGAGAGTTTGGCTTGGCAAGAGAAGTATCCTGATGAAGTGAAAGCCTTGATTGGTCTGGATTGGGCACTGCCGTCAAGTTATGAGAATTTAAAGGATAATCAGGCCTTGCTCACTGTGGCATATTGGAGCAGTAAGATTGGGTTATTACGTTATTTCCCTGAATCCTTTTATATAAAAAATCAAACTCTGACCGAGAGTGAACGAAAACAATATAAACTTCTAGCTTATAAGCAGTTGATGTCACAAGCTATGCTTCATGAATCCCAAACGGTAAAGGAAAATGCCAAGAAAGTTCCCTCAAACATTAATCCGAAAATTCCCACCTTACTACTGGTGTCTAACGGAAAAGGCACTGGTTTTAGCCAATTTGAGTGGCAACGTTATGCAGAGAGATTTGCAAGCGACCAGTCTAATGTTCAAGTCGTCTATATGGATGCGCCACACGATCTCTATCATTATCAAAGTCATGAAATAGTTTCGCAGATTGAAGATTTTTTAAAGAGTAATTGATGGTTTAGAGATTTTTTTAATTTTAGACTGATGACTCTAATTAAATAATGAAGGATTAACAGTAGAATCGTAAATTTTTTCGGTAAAAAAATTCTTTTTCTTACCAACAAACCTGCCCTTCTGGGCAGGTTTTCTTTGTATTATAAGGAAACGATGAAACCAGAATTTTTGATTAAAACTATTATTTTAAGAGTGAAATTTCTAATTTCATAATCCATAGGCAAACGCTTGCATTCCATTTTTTATTGGACTATAATAGGTTGGTATAAAGCCTTCTGTAATAATAAAATGTAGAAGGTGTAGAAAGTAAGGATTTAGAATGTTTGTAGTCAAAAACACAATGTTGCTATTCCTTGCGATAGGGAGATAGATATGGCAATGATAGAAGTGGAACATCTTCAGAAAAATTTTGTGAAGACAGTAAAGGAACCGGGGTTAAAGGGGGCTTTGCGCTCCTTTATTTATCCTGAAAAGCAGACCTTTGAAGCGGTTAAAGATTTGACCTTTGAAGTTCCAAAAGGCCAAATTTTAGGCTTTATCGGAGCAAATGGTGCTGGGAAGTCGACAACCATCAAAATGCTGACAGGAATTTTGAAACCGACATCTGGTTTTTGTCGGATTAATGGCAAGATTCCGCAGGACAATCGTCAAGATTATGTCAAGGATATTGGAGTTGTTTTTGGACAACGCACCCAGCTATGGTGGGATTTGGCTCTGCAAGAGACTTACACGGTCTTGAAAGAGATTTACGATGTGCCAGACTCGCTCTTTCATAAACGCATGGATTTTTTAAATGAAGTCTTGGATTTGAAGGACTTTATCAAGGACCCCGTGCGGACTCTTTCACTAGGTCAACGGATGCGGGCGGATATTGCGGCTTCCTTGCTTCACAATCCTAAAGTTCTCTTTTTAGATGAGCCGACCATTGGTTTGGACGTTTCGGTCAAGGATAACATTCGTCGGGCCATTACTCAGATCAATCAAGAGGAAGCAACAACCATTCTCTTGACCACTCATGACCTGAGCGACATTGAGCAGCTTTGTGATCGAATTTTTATGATTGATAAGGGGCAAGAGATTTTTGATGGAACGGTTAGCCAGCTCAAGGAGACCTTTGGCAAGATGAAGACTCTTTCCTTTGAGCTGACGCCAGGTCAAAGTCATCTCGTCTCTCATTATGAAGGCTTGCCTGATATGACCATTGATAGACAAGGAAACAGTCTCAATATTGAATTCGATAGTTCCCGCTACCAGTCGGCTGAGATTATCAAGCAAACCCTGTCTGATTTTGAAATTCGCGATTTGAAGATGCTGGATACGGATATTGAGGATATTATCCGTCGCTTCTATCGAAAGGAGCTCTAAGATGGTCAAATTGTGGAGACGTTATAAACCCTTTATCAATGCAGGTGTTCAGGAGTTGATCACCTATCGAGTCAACTTTATTCTCTATCGGATTGGCGATGTCATGGGGGCTTTTGTCGCTTTTTATCTCTGGAAGGCTGTCTTTGATTCTTCGCAAGAGTCTTTGATTCAGGGTTTTAGTATGGCAGATATCACCCTCTACATCATTATGAGTTTTGTGACTAATCTTTTGACCAGGTCAGATAGCTCCTTTATGATTGGTGATGAGGTCAAGGACGGATCCATTATCATGCGCTTGCTGCGACCAGTGCATTTTGCGGCTTCTTACCTCTTTACGGAGCTTGGGTCCAAGTGGTTGATTTTTATCTCTGTTGGCCTGCCATTTTTAAGTGTCATTGTGTTGATGAAAATCTTATCTGGGCAAGGTATTGTAGAAGTGTTGGGATTAACTATCCTTTATCTCTTTAGCTTGATGCTGGCCTACCTGATTAACTTTTTCTTTAATATCTGCTTTGGGTTTTCAGCCTTTGTGTTTAAAAATCTTTGGGGTTCCAATCTACTCAAGACTTCCATAGTGGCCTTTATGTCTGGAAGTCTGATTCCCTTGGCTTTCTTTCCAAAGCTTGTTTCAGATATTCTCTCCTTCTTGCCTTTCTCATCCTTGATCTACACTCCGGTCATGATCATTGTTGGGAAATACGATGCTAGTCAGATTCTTCAGGCCATCTTGCTACAGTTTTTCTGGCTCTTAGTGATGGTGGGCTTGTCTCAGTTGATTTGGAAACGAGTCCAGTCATTTATCACTATTCAAGGAGGTTAGTATGAAAAAATATCAACGCATGCATCTGATTTTTATCAGACAATACATCAAGCAAATCATGGAGTACAAGGTTGATTTTGTGGTTGGTGTCCTTGGAGTTTTTCTGACTCAAGGCCTGAACCTCTTGTTTCTCAATGTCATCTTTCAACACATTCCATCCTTAGAAGGCTGGACCTTCCAAGAGATTGCCTTTATCTATGGATTTTCCTTAATTCCCAAGGGACTGGACCATCTCTTTTTTGATAATCTTTGGGCACTGGGACAACGCTTAGTCCGAAAGGGAGAGTTTGACAAGTATCTAACTCGTCCTATCAATCCTCTTTTTCACATTCTGGTTGAGACCTTTCAGATTGATGCCTTGGGTGAACTATTGGTCGGTGGCATTTTACTAGGGACAACAGTATCAAGTATTGCTTGGACTCTTCCCAAATTCTTGCTTTTCCTAGTCTGCATTCCTTTTGCGACCTTGATTTATACTTCCTTGAAAATCGCGACTGCCAGTATCGCCTTTTGGACCAAGCAGTCAGGCGCCATGATTTACATTTTCTATATGTTTAATGATTTTGCCAAGTATCCGATTTCTATTTACAATTCGCTTCTTCGTTGGTTGATTAGCTTTATCGTGCCTTTCGCCTTTACGGCCTACTATCCTGCCAGCTATTTCTTGCAGGACAAAGACGGGCTCTTTAACATCGGTGGTTTGATGTTGATTTCCCTTGTCTTCTTTGTCATTTCTTTGAAACTATGGGACAAGGGCTTAGATGCCTACGAAAGTGCGGGTTCTTAAGAGATAAAATAGAATGAGAGTTAAAAATTAAATATGTTACAAACAACCGTTGAAAATTATTGCGGTTGTTTTTGCATGTTTATTAAGGCACGAATTCTATCCATACCCCTTTTTGCGATTTTGGTAGTTATTCCAGTTAATTGCTACTATTTTTGATGGTGTGAATGTGCTGATAATGTATCCCAGTTAACTACGAAAGTTTTGGGTTTATATTTTTTAATGTACATTAAAAAAAAAATTAATGCGTGTTAATTTTTCTTGACTTAAAATTTTTTAATTGATATACTATTTTTCAGAGAGCTAACAATTATATATAAATGTACTACTCTATCCCACTAGATAATACGTCATAAAACTTTTTATAACAAAGGCTAGCAAGGTTAAAGTTTTCTATCTATTGGGTTTAAAATAAAAAATGAAGGAATTATAATGAAAAAAAGTACGGTATTGTCATTAACTACTGCTGCAGTTATTTTAGCAGCATATGCCCCCAATGAGGTAATTTTAGCAGATGCACCTAGTTCTGAAGATGCTTTAAGAATTTCTGATAAAGAAAAAGTAGTAGCAGATGCACCTAGTTCTGAAGATGCTTTAAAAATTTCTGGTAAAGAAAAAGTAGTAGCAGATAAAGAAACAGAAAAAAATGAACAATCTGAAGAACTTCATAATGTTATAGAAACTTCAAAGGATACTGAGGAGAAGAAGACAACAGTTATTGAGGAAAAAGAAGTTGTTAGTAGAAAGCCTAAGATAGACAAAAAAACTAGTAACGAAGGAGCAAGTATCAAAGAAGACTCCAATCAATCCAAAGGAGATGATGCGAACTCATTTGTAAATAAAGATACAGAAAATCCTAAAAAAGAAGATAAACTTGTCTATATTGCTGAATTTAAAGATAAAGAATCTGGAGAAAAAGTAATTAAGGAACTATCCAATCTGAAGGATACAAAAGTTTTGTATACCTATAATACGATTTTTAATGGCGCTGCCATTGAAACAACTCCAGATAATTTGGACAAAATTAAACAAATAGAAGGTGTTTCGTCGGTTGAACGATCACAAAAAGTCCAACCAATGATGAATCATGCCAGAAAGGAAATTGGAGTTGAGGAAGCTATTGATTACCTAAAGTCTATTAATGCTCCATTTGGGAAAAATTTTGATGGTAGAGGTATGGTCATTTCAAATATCGATACTGGAACAGATTATAGGCATAAGGCTATGAGGATCGATGATGATGCCAAAGACTCAATGAAATTTAAAAAAGAAGACTTAAAAGGTACTGATAAAAATTATTGGTTGAGTGATAAAATCCCTCATGCGTTCAATTATTATAATGGTGGTAAAATCACTGTAGAAAAATATGATGATGG
The sequence above is a segment of the Streptococcus oralis ATCC 35037 genome. Coding sequences within it:
- the vncR gene encoding response regulator transcription factor VncR, yielding MKILIVEDEEMIREGISDYLTDCGYETIQAADGEEALEQFSSYEVALVLLDIQMPKLNGLEVLAEIRKTSQVPVLMLTAFQDEEYKMSAFASLADGYLEKPFSLSLLKVRVDAIFKRYYDTGRIFSYKNTKVDFESYSASLAGEEVAINAKELEILDYLVKNEGRALTRSQIIDAVWKVTDEVPFDRVIDVYIKELRKKLDLDCILTVRNVGYKLERK
- a CDS encoding ABC transporter permease, yielding MVKLWRRYKPFINAGVQELITYRVNFILYRIGDVMGAFVAFYLWKAVFDSSQESLIQGFSMADITLYIIMSFVTNLLTRSDSSFMIGDEVKDGSIIMRLLRPVHFAASYLFTELGSKWLIFISVGLPFLSVIVLMKILSGQGIVEVLGLTILYLFSLMLAYLINFFFNICFGFSAFVFKNLWGSNLLKTSIVAFMSGSLIPLAFFPKLVSDILSFLPFSSLIYTPVMIIVGKYDASQILQAILLQFFWLLVMVGLSQLIWKRVQSFITIQGG
- the vex3 gene encoding ABC transporter permease subunit Vex3; the encoded protein is MLHNAFAYVTRKFFKSIVIFLIILLMASLSLVGLSIKGATAKASQETFKNITNSFSMQINRRVNQGTPRGSGNIKGEDIKKITENKAIESYVKRINAIGDLTGYDLIETPETKKNLTADRAKRFGSSLMITGVNDSSKEDKFVSGSYKLVEGEHLTNDDKDKILLHKDLAAKHGWKVGDKVKLDSNVYDADNEKGAKETVEVTIKGLFDGHNKSAVTYSQELYENTAITDIHTAAKLYGYTEDTAIYGDATFFVTADKNLDDVMKELNGISGINWKSYTLVKSSSNYPALEQSISGMYKMANLLFWGSLSFSVLLLALLLSLWINARRKEVGILLSIGLKQASILGQFITESILIAIPALVSAYFLANYTARAIGNTVLANVTSGVAKQASKAAQASNLGGGAEVDGFSKTLSSLDISIQTSDFIIVFVLALVLVVLVMALASSNLLRKQPKELLLDSE
- a CDS encoding class II fructose-bisphosphate aldolase, translated to MAIVSAEKFVQAARDNGYAVGGFNTNNLEWTQAILRAAEAKKAPVLIQTSMGAAKYMGGYKVARNLIANLVESMGITVPVAIHLDHGHYEDALECIEVGYTSIMFDGSHLPVEENLKLAKDVVEKAHAKGISVEAEVGTIGGEEDGIIGKGELAPIEDAKAMVATGIDFLAAGIGNIHGPYPANWEGLDLDHLKKLTEALPGFPIVLHGGSGIPDEQIQAAIKLGVAKVNVNTECQIAFANATRKFARDYEANEAEYDKKKLFDPRKFLADGVKAIQASVEERIDVFGSEGKA
- a CDS encoding ABC transporter permease; its protein translation is MKKYQRMHLIFIRQYIKQIMEYKVDFVVGVLGVFLTQGLNLLFLNVIFQHIPSLEGWTFQEIAFIYGFSLIPKGLDHLFFDNLWALGQRLVRKGEFDKYLTRPINPLFHILVETFQIDALGELLVGGILLGTTVSSIAWTLPKFLLFLVCIPFATLIYTSLKIATASIAFWTKQSGAMIYIFYMFNDFAKYPISIYNSLLRWLISFIVPFAFTAYYPASYFLQDKDGLFNIGGLMLISLVFFVISLKLWDKGLDAYESAGS
- the vncS gene encoding sensor histidine kinase VncS; this translates as MKRTGLFTKIFIYTFSIFSVLVICLHLAIYFLFPSTYLSHRQETIGQKATAIAQSLEGKDRQSIEQVLDLYSQTSDIKGAVKGEMTEDKLEVKDNLPLDTNRQTTSLFIEEREVTTQDGSTMTLQFLASMDLQKEAEQISLQFLPYTLLASFLISLLVAYIYARTIVAPILEIKRVTRRMMDLDAQVRLRVDSKDEIGDLKEQINSLYQHLLTVIADLHDKNEAILQLEKMKVEFLRGASHELKTPLASLKILIENMKENIGRYKDRDHYLGVALGIVDDLSHHVLQILSLSSVQELREEKENIDLLQMTQTLVKDYTLLAKERKVQIDISLSHQQAYINPSVMKLILSNLISNAIKHSTSGGLVRIGDREGELFIENSCSPEEQEKLAQSFSGNASRKAKGSGMGLFVVKSLLEHEKLPYHFEMQDDRLTFFMSYPKVDQD
- a CDS encoding alpha/beta hydrolase; this encodes MKILKKWCFGFISLLLLFLLATFIFHRICLEKEEASLTPIGQQVLVNGHQINVYVEGDGPETIVVLSGAGIASPILDFKEVSESLSKRYKVVIVERVGYGYSDDSNHSRDVMEVLSETRQALSQANITGPFIILSHSMASLESLAWQEKYPDEVKALIGLDWALPSSYENLKDNQALLTVAYWSSKIGLLRYFPESFYIKNQTLTESERKQYKLLAYKQLMSQAMLHESQTVKENAKKVPSNINPKIPTLLLVSNGKGTGFSQFEWQRYAERFASDQSNVQVVYMDAPHDLYHYQSHEIVSQIEDFLKSN
- a CDS encoding ABC transporter ATP-binding protein, with product MAMIEVEHLQKNFVKTVKEPGLKGALRSFIYPEKQTFEAVKDLTFEVPKGQILGFIGANGAGKSTTIKMLTGILKPTSGFCRINGKIPQDNRQDYVKDIGVVFGQRTQLWWDLALQETYTVLKEIYDVPDSLFHKRMDFLNEVLDLKDFIKDPVRTLSLGQRMRADIAASLLHNPKVLFLDEPTIGLDVSVKDNIRRAITQINQEEATTILLTTHDLSDIEQLCDRIFMIDKGQEIFDGTVSQLKETFGKMKTLSFELTPGQSHLVSHYEGLPDMTIDRQGNSLNIEFDSSRYQSAEIIKQTLSDFEIRDLKMLDTDIEDIIRRFYRKEL
- the vex2 gene encoding ABC transporter ATP-binding subunit Vex2, whose translation is MTLLQLQDVTYRYKNTAEAVLYQIKYNFEPGKFYSIIGESGAGKSTLLSLLAGLDSPVEGSILFQGEDIRNKGYSYHRMHHISLVFQNYNLIDYLSPLENIRLVNKKASKDTLLELGLDESQIKRNVLQLSGGQQQRVAIARSLVSEAPVILADEPTGNLDPKTAGDIIELLKSLAEKTGKCVIVVTHSKEVAQASDITLELKDKKLTETRNTTK